The Elaeis guineensis isolate ETL-2024a chromosome 11, EG11, whole genome shotgun sequence genomic interval TCCATAATTGGCTGAAGTTAGGCTGGCAGCTAGTATTACTCAGCCTTCCATGGAGCCTTCTCAACTCTGACTTGTGCTTTAAAGTCAACCTCATATTTGATAGGATAAAAAAGGGTTGGGTGAAGAACATGACAACAATGAAGTCTAAAGTTTGATTGCATGATAGTGCACTGCTGTTTATTTCCTTGTTCCTCCATATTGGTTTGATTACGTTCTCATATTTGTTAACGTCTCCTGGTCTTCAAAATCATATCAGAAATGCTCATCAATGTATACATTTAGAATATGTCTTCTTTTTCCAAATTCAAACTAGCTGACCTGGGTACCAAGAGCTGTAAACAATGTAGTACTAAAAGCAACGAGCTTGAGTTTCAGAGCAAGCTTGGTATGATGGGGATTTTGGTTTTTAGGTGTCAGCTTTCGATGATGGTTATCTGGCAAGGACTGGTAATATGGTTGAGATGAAAATAGTCCTTTTTTCTCAGGCATATGTTCTTGGTTTAATGAGTTCTTTTCATTTTTCTGAGTCCCAGAAGTTTTTGGTTTTCTGGTGCTTTCATTATTAGGAAAAAACCTATATGGTTTGGCAGTTCTGCTATAGTTGAACTGAtaattttcttttttctcaagaATTGACATTTACCAGTTACCTTGTACTCTTCATTGTTTCCACAATTTTTCCAATATGGGAAGATGGAATTGTAGCCAGTAATATGATCCCCACAATCTGGCATATATTGTGAATAgagtaaaaaatagtttattttgcTCTTGTGGTCTTGGTATGATATTGCAACTTCGATTCTTCGATTCTTCAATAGTTGGCCCAAAAGGGCAAAAAGAAACTTGAATAGAAGTGGAAAAAACTCTCTGACTTGCACCAGTTTAATTCTGTTGTTCAAATGCTAATATGATGACAGGGACCTCGGATGGTGCAGTGGATGTTAAGCAACCACCTGCTGGCCCATGGTCAAAAGATGCAGATGTTTCCCTTTCATTAGTAAAGGTCCCTGAAGCAAATTCAAATAACGATAGCAGTGGGGTGATGTGGGCATCTTCACCTGATCACCCAGAGCTGCCTCGGAGGCCATTCCACCACTCAAACAGTTCAGACTCTCCCTGCATCTCAGAATCCGGATCAGATATCTACAGCAAACGAGAGGTGATACAAAAGCTACGTTTGCAGCTTAAGAGACGGGATGAAATGATAATGGAGATGCAGGCCCAGATCATGGACCTACAGAATTCTGTTGGCATCCAAATGACCCACTCAGCCAAGTTGCAGTCGCAGCTTGATTCTGCAAACGGGGACTTGTTTGACACAGAAAGAGAGATCCAGCGGCTAAGAAAGGCCATTGCTGATCATTGTGTTGCAGATGCAGGCTTTCTGGAAAAACCTGTGGCCACCAGAACTTGGCGGCCGGAAGCCATCAATGGCCAGGTTAATGGATATGTTGACAGCACGGATGATGTAGAGTTGCACTGTGTTGGTGGGGAAAAGGTAAGAGATGATAGTGAGAGGGTTGAGATGCTCAAGAGGAAAGTTGGAGAACTAAAAGAAGTGATTGAAGGAAAGGACTTTCTGCTTCAGAGCTATAAGGAGCAGAAGGTGGAACTATGTTCAAAGATAAAGGAGTTGCAGCTGAGACTAGAATCTCAGGTACCTAATATCTTGTAAGACAGTATTGTGATGGTTCTGATTTTTGTTCAGGCCTTGGCCCTCTAATCTGAGGGCTGTTTGCTTCTTTTTATTTGCGCTgcaaattttcatgtttgtatagTTTCTGGCATGTCTGCGTGGCACATGCTTGTCTAATATTTTTGCATAAAAGAAACCCGAGTCTGAAAAGAACAGATTAGGTGAGAGCTAACTTGTGAGGCCATTTACATGCATGATTACTTCAAGCAATTTGGAAGGGTTTTGGCAGCTGAGAATTGAAGCCAGATAAAGATCTACAATCGAGTCCTGATGAAGGGGAGAAGTCCAAATTAATCAAAACTGTAGTCACCAGCTAACCGATCCTTGTTGGTTCTTTGCATCTTTGCTAATGCATGGTAGATTGCTAGTTCCTACTGCAATGCAAGTGTGAAACAGCTAGCTTTtgatttctaccaaaaaaaaaacagctAAGTTTTGATGTCTTCATTTAAAGGGCTAATTTTGATGTCTTGAATCTGTGTAACAGCTTCTGCAGACAATCATCCTGTTATTATTTAATTGATGTTGCGTTTCAAATATGGTCACGGACCTATTTCGCTCAGCTATTTAAATTTTCTTTGATGGTACCTTGTCTGTGTGTTCCTTTGCGAATTCCACAGCTACCGGATggggtttttttttattttttagcagCATAAATTATAAAGTTCTCTTTAAGCTTTGTGTTTATTACATTTACATTCATTAGTTTGAGATATCTATACATGTATCCAGTTAAATTCATAATGTTAGTACAACCGTTtacaatatataaaaatttgaaattatccaTTCCGTGTCCCATGCACACCCATCACCCCCCTCCTCCGATCTCGGAGATGTATGCCAGCAGCACGGCAAAGCTCATTGTGGCGGCGTTGCTCCAGTGCTTTCTTGAAAGGTGGTCGTGCTAGATGATGTAGTCTGCGGACTACCACCCATGGTTCTGacattataaaatatcatattggGTAGGTTTCatattgtatcatatttttttaatatcaattctaaaagataaatttaaaagttaaatattttttttattgacggagttattaatttcatgattaaaatatttttttcttcttcatttttaatgcatagtgatatatattatattataatatattatatattaaatatataatcaaatgatacatattataaatttttttgatacatatctaGTAATGATCTAATACATATATATggctaaattgatatataatttactGAACTTAGTATTCACTAATACATAGTAGATGATTAGTTGATatacatctagcaaaatatttATCCAACATCTCAATACACATCTATAGATAAagtgatatataattttttaaatatagtaTTCATTAACACACAGCATATAAGCAAAT includes:
- the LOC105033220 gene encoding uncharacterized protein isoform X2, yielding MRKIVIYSENGKNVAKRRPGACQLHSKLYCYTQDEDGCYHCLSGTSDGAVDVKQPPAGPWSKDADVSLSLVKVPEANSNNDSSGVMWASSPDHPELPRRPFHHSNSSDSPCISESGSDIYSKREVIQKLRLQLKRRDEMIMEMQAQIMDLQNSVGIQMTHSAKLQSQLDSANGDLFDTEREIQRLRKAIADHCVADAGFLEKPVATRTWRPEAINGQVNGYVDSTDDVELHCVGGEKVRDDSERVEMLKRKVGELKEVIEGKDFLLQSYKEQKVELCSKIKELQLRLESQVPNIL
- the LOC105033220 gene encoding uncharacterized protein isoform X1, whose translation is MKMRAHGTIQKAQKVKHVQGEGPNWVLIAGGALLSTLSIRLGCKLKQMFETKQSKNSNNAKENGKNVAKRRPGACQLHSKLYCYTQDEDGCYHCLSGTSDGAVDVKQPPAGPWSKDADVSLSLVKVPEANSNNDSSGVMWASSPDHPELPRRPFHHSNSSDSPCISESGSDIYSKREVIQKLRLQLKRRDEMIMEMQAQIMDLQNSVGIQMTHSAKLQSQLDSANGDLFDTEREIQRLRKAIADHCVADAGFLEKPVATRTWRPEAINGQVNGYVDSTDDVELHCVGGEKVRDDSERVEMLKRKVGELKEVIEGKDFLLQSYKEQKVELCSKIKELQLRLESQVPNIL